Proteins encoded together in one Lathyrus oleraceus cultivar Zhongwan6 chromosome 5, CAAS_Psat_ZW6_1.0, whole genome shotgun sequence window:
- the LOC127078444 gene encoding SNF1-related protein kinase regulatory subunit gamma-1: protein MQSMQIKDEKKEDNDDQHVQVDSASALQQYLDRIPITSISGIYSLLVLEIKAGDTVRDAIHMLYEKETFGAAIVDVLDTETSGVRFSDRYIGFISFPNIVLWCLEVYIFITSCCIFKEYENMKEDANDRYLKGIENDDLFSILDQIPRIGQTKVGELAKSFLWEPFFPVHLDDTILHALLLLSRHRLQVLPVVQQPDATLIGFVTQNALVELLLQSSELEWFDNIANKNLSDFRFEGQEHPRCVFGSQTVADALKLLWQNQSCAVAVVDRQTKKLIGNVRNTDIYNLVKNDDLLRNRRILTVEEFLRTETDTTYAEPIIGNDHGADHTTGSLHLKKSFKSRMDSPVTNKENDTLKQVMEQMAKTNSSFSFLINDNEQVTGLITVRDIILQFAPPCVNSSIGGGGFFELALEQSRCHISNGTIIRNR, encoded by the exons ATGCAATCCATGCAAATAAAAGACGAGAAGAAAGAAGATAACGATGATCAGCACGTGCAAGTTGATTCTGCCTCTGCCCTCCAACAATATCTTGATCGCATACCAATTACCTCAATATCCGGCATATACAGTTTACTTG TGTTGGAAATAAAAGCTGGAGACACTGTAAGGGATGCAATTCATATGTTGTACGAAAAGGAGACCTTTGGTGCAGCCATTGTTGATGTTTTGGACACTGAAACATCCGGTGTCCGATTCTCTGATCGATATATCGGTTTCATTTCTTTTCCAAACATCGTTCTTTGGTGTCTCGAGGTATACATATTTATTACTT CATGTTGTATTTTCAAGGAATATGAAAATATGAAGGAAGATGCCAATGACAGATACCTTAAAGGTATTGAGAATGATGACCTTTTCTCCATTCTGGACCAGATCCCTCGGATTGGCCAAACCAAG GTTGGCGAGTTGGCTAAGTCATTCCTGTGGGAACCGTTTTTCCCGGTACACTTGGATGACACGATTCTGCATGCTTTGCTACTTCTTTCTAGGCATAGGCTGCAAGTTTTGCCTGTCGTACAACAACCTGATGCTACACTCATCGGTTTTGTTACTCAG AATGCTCTAGTCGAACTACTTCTTCAATCAAGCGAACTAGAGTGGTTTGATAATATTGCAAACAAGAACTTGTCAGATTTCCG ATTTGAAGGCCAAGAACATCCTAGATGTGTATTTGGGAGCCAAACTGTTGCAGATGCTTTGAAGCTGCTCTGGCAGAACCAAAGCTGTGCAGTTGCAGTCGTGGATCGACAAACCAAGAAGCTCATCGGTAATGTGAGGAACACTGACATTTATAATCTTGTAAAGAACGATGATCTCCTTAGAAATAGAAG GATTTTAACTGTTGAAGAATTTCTTCGCACAGAGACTGACACAACATACGCTGAACCAATCATTGGAAATGATCATGGTGCTGATCACACTACAGGAAGTCTCCACCTGAAAAAAAGCTTCAAATCCAGAATGGATTCGCCGGTAACCAACAAGGAAAACGACACGCTGAAGCAAGTAATGGAGCAAATGGCAAAGACTAATAGCAGTTTTAGTTTTCTGATAAATGATAACGAGCAAGTTACTGGTTTGATAACAGTGAGAGATATAATTCTGCAATTCGCACCTCCATGTGTGAATTCGAGTATCGGTGGAGGTGGATTTTTTGAATTGGCTTTGGAGCAGAGTAGATGTCATATTAGTAATGGAACTATCATTCGTAATCGTTAA
- the LOC127078445 gene encoding eugenol synthase 2 has protein sequence MAGSNLSKILLIGGTGYIGKFIAEASVKAGHPAFVLTRESTLTNPAKSSIINKFKDLSVNLVILRTKMVLGYVIEGDLYDHQSLVKAIKQVDVVISTVARSHLADQDKIISAIKVAGNVKFVAIAPPRDKVVILGDGNPKAVFNKEEDIAAYTIKAVDDPRYVSATVYCLRHVLA, from the exons ATGGCAGGTAGTAACCTAAGCAAAATTCTGTTGATCGGCGGCACCGGTTACATCGGAAAGTTCATTGCAGAAGCCAGCGTCAAAGCCGGACACCCAGCCTTCGTTCTAACGCGGGAGTCAACTCTTACCAATCCGGCTAAATCATCCATCATCAACAAATTCAAAGACTTATCTGTCAATCTTGTTATTCTACGTACTAAAATGG TGTTGGGATATGTTATTGAGGGAGATCTCTATGATCATCAAAGTTTGGTGAAGGCAATAAAACAAGTTGATGTTGTCATTTCAACTGTGGCTCGCTCTCACCTCGCGGATCAAGATAAAATCATTTCTGCCATTAAAGTAGCCGGAAATGTTAAG TTTGTAGCTATAGCTCCACCAAGAGATAAAGTTGTTATCCTAGGAGATGGAAATCCCAAAG CTGTTTTTAACAAGGAAGAGGATATTGCTGCTTATACAATCAAAGCTGTTGATGATCCAAGATATGTATCCGCCACGGTTTACTGCTTAAGGCACGTGTTAGCATGA